The genomic region TGGAAGAGTTCGAGAAAGTAACAGCTGTGATTTTTACCGAAAACAGTATTACTACTCAAAAGGCTAGGGAATTTCAAGCCTTTATTAGGGAATTACTTGACGCCGATCCTAATGAGTTATATGTTCAGCAGATTGAAAAAACAGCCGAATCCGAAGATAGTGAAGCTTCTGGCTTAGGTTTGCTGACCGCAATCAATGATTATTCAGCAAAATTAGGCTGGAAATTTGAGATTGCACCCAGTAATCCACAAATTGTCATTGTTACTACAATGGCTCAAATTGTTGTATAATTTTTACTGATGAATCATTCGGACATTTGCAGAAAAAAAGGAGAAACAATTTATGGCAAATCCAGAAGTCAAAGGCGATGACTATCAGGTTCAATACGAGCCAGCGTCCTCAACAGTTTATTTTAAAGGGGATATTACTCTAGGAAGTCCCAAGGAATATGTTCCCATTGTTAAGTTGCTCGATCAAGCGGCTAATTCAGACCCAGACACCCTTACATTAAACGTGAAAGAATTAGCATTCCTCAACAGTTCGGGCATCAGTATGTTATCTAAATTTGTGCTGGGGATGAAGAAGAAGAAAGGGACTCAATTAGTGGTTTTAGGCGGCAAGAAGGTGCCCTGGCAAGGTAAATCATTGAAAAACTTAGAACGATTGCTTCCAGGATTAAAACTGGTAGTAGAATAAGGTACAATAGTTAGGAGCGATCGGAACAATTGTCATAAATTTACACCTTTGTCAATTTCAACTTTGAGAACGTTTCGCTATGAGTCGCTCCAACTAATAACCAAAATTATTGTTGACATTTTTACAACTAAAGTTAAGGCAAACTATGTTAAATAAAGCAACTGCTATGTTACAAAACCTCTTGCATCAATTTGATAAAATGAATACAGTGAATTCGATCCTGATTAGTTTGCTAATCACGGGTCTGGCAACTGGGCTATTATATGTATTCTTATTTTATATCCTGCGCCCTATCTTTCGGCAATTTGAACGGGACATCGCACTCGTTACCTTAGGTGTTTCCGCCTATCCAGCCCTCATCGTCTTCGCTATCTTCAGCCTGAAAATCACTTTTAAGAATCTAGTCTCTGTCAAAATTCCTACAGGAATAGAACATATCCTGACATCGATTATAATTATAGTCATTAGTTATTGGTCTGTCCAATTATTTCTCCAAGTTTTTATTTACTACCTCAAAGATTACACTCAAAAAACTGAAGTCATGTGGGATGACGTATTGCTTCCCATCCTATCAGCAGTTGTCCCTGTGCTAATCTTCCTGACTGGCGGGGCTCTTGTTCTCGGAACTTTTGGGGTGAATTTAAGTGGAATTTGGGTAACGCTGGGCGGTGCTACTTTTGTTCTTGGTTTTGCACTTCAGGATATTTTGGCTAATTTCTTTAGTGGGATTGTTTTACTGATTGATACGCCTTTTCAATTTGGTGACATCCTGCTCCTTGAAGATGGTTCAATCGGAATGCTACGCCGGATTGGTGTTCGGGTGACTCAGTTATATATATTTAGTACCCATTGTGATGTTTATATTCCTAACAGTGTATTGCAGGGTCAAAAACTCACGAATCTGAGTCGTCCCACCTCTTTGTACTATATCGCTATGGATATAGAGATACCCCCTGAATCTAATATTGATGAAACCCGGAAGCTGATCGAAGAAATTGTGTTAGCTCATGCCGATACACTGGGGGATATTGATACTAAATTAGAAACGATCGATAAATACTATAGCTACGAAGGATGTGACCCTAATCTCACCCAACAACAAAAAATAGGCAAATCACGGCTACTGGTAGAACAGGCGGTCAATTTACAATTAGAGGAAATAGAACAAGCCCTTGAAGCTTTGGTTGTGACAATGCAGTTTGCTGAAAAAGGAGGGATAACTGAAGAGGAAATAGAAAATGTCAAACAGGAATATCACGCAATCCTAGAACTTATGGGTTTCCAAGTAATGAATGAAACCAATAATAACCGCAATGGATTTGATCTTCAGGAAAATAATGAAGAGGGATTGGTTGAGTTAATTAGGGAGTGGTATCGAATTTGGCTTAAAGATCCTAATTTACTGGATCGGGATCAATACTTCATTTCTGAGGAATGGGAGCGAAAGATTAATGTATTAAAACGAAGAGCGCAACGCTTGTATCAAAAGATATCCAATCCTCAAGGTGAGGAAACTCGCTTAGATGATTATGTGATGGAGTTAATTAAGTGGCTCAAAGAGAAGTTGAAACTGTCGCGAGAAAAATGGCAAGAGCCTCAAATCAGGATGATCGGAATTAATCATAATGAGGTTTCCTATTTTATTGGTTTGGAACTAGCATTTTTTGTGGATGATATCAAACTGGAAGATGGGAAACGGGGCGATCGCGTGAGAAGCCAACTTTATCAAGAAATCTTCCGCCATCTGAAAAGCACCTACCTTACTTGGAATGGGATTCAAGAGAATGAAACGAAAGGGGATACTGGCAATGGTGCTGATGTCGCTACTAATCCGAATCTTGTCCAGACTGCCCTCGATCCGGCGACGGCTAAACAAGGGTTCGCTTTTTACCTGTCCGTAGGGAAGAACAAACCCGCTATCAAGGCTGGAAGACCTTTTGAGGGGTAACCGTTGATTGAGAATTTCAGATTTTAGATAAAGGAGAAGATTTTTGCTTTTCTTGGGAAGCGATTCCCAATTCCCGTGCTATCAAATCAATTCCCGCGAAGGGTTTGATACCTGTAGAAAGCGTAGGTGTCAAACATCGCGCCCACTAATGCACAAGTTATACCGATTGTCAAGAGTCCCTGGATTGGACAGCCACTGCCAAAAACGGCCAGGAACTTCCAGATTGACTCCGCACCGGACTGACCGATGATTCCCAGGCCAGGAATATAGCCGATCGAAGACAGACCTGCCAACGTTCCCCCGATTAGCAGAATGGGGGCGACAAAGCTGACGATACTCGTTAGCAGCAGAGAGCGGAAGAAGTTGGGGAAAATACTCATCTCAATTCCTTCTGGAGAACTGACAGCGGCCATGCCAGCTTTCCGGCACTTGCCACTTACCACAATAGGCGCGATATTCAGCGTCGAGCCAAAAAGTTAGAAATCTTAAGTTTTTATTAAAAATAGACAGGATAAGTGACTGGGGATCGTTCAGATTAGATACAGTTCTTAATGCAGTGCGAACTTTTGTGGAGTAAGGGCGATCGCTTTTTTGAGTTTAAGGTTATGGGGACAGCGCTTGCTAGCGGCAATTTTGTTGGGCGGACAAGTACTAATCCACCTACTCAATGGCAAAATCCACCGGCGCAACACCCTAGATCAAATGGCAGCAGTTGGCCCAGAATCCCTGCTCATAGCCCTGGTAACAGCGGCTTTCGTAGGCATGGTATTTACAGTTCAGGTGGCGCGTGAGTTTATCAACTTGGGTGCAGGCACCGCCGTGGGAGGAGTTCTGGCACTCGCGTTGTGCCGCGAACTAGCCCCAGTCCTCACCGCTGTGGTGCTGGCGGGACGAGTCGGATCGGCTTTTGCGGCAGAAATAGGCACAATGCGGGTCACCGAACAAATCGACGCCCTCCTGATCCTCAAAACCGATCCGATCGATTATCTGGTGATTCCCCGCGTGATCGCCTGCTGCTTAATGCTGCCAATTTTGACCATTATGTGCCTGGTAACTGGCATGATGGGAGGATTGCTGATTGCCACTAACCTTTACGGCATCTCCCAATCGGTGTTTCTAGATTCAGTCCGCAACTTCCTAGATATCTGGGATATCTGTAGTGCGGCGATCAAGGCTTTTTGCTTCGGAGCGCTAATTGCCGTAATTGGCTGTAGCTGGGGCTTGACGACGACAGGAGGCGCTAAAGGTGTGGGACAATCAACGACGACCGCCGTGGTAACATCTTTGCTAGCGATCTTTATTGTCAATTTTTTATTGACTTGGGTCATGTTTCAGGGCACGGGCAGTGTTATTCAAAAAGGCTTATGAGGCGTAAGCCTATAAAATAAAAGTGAAGTCTGTTCGTTTGGAGGAATTAAAGACTGTGACCACCGCTGCTCCTATCGCGCAACAAACGGTTGAACTCTCTCCCAGTTACACGCTGCCTATTGTCTTAGTAGTAGGCGCAATACCCCTATTGCTGGTGCAAGTCTGGCTTAGTTCGATCGTCGCTCTGTTTGGATTATTCCTCTTGTTCCAGACTGCCACTATCCGTCTGAAATTTACAGAAACGGCTTTAGAGGTATACCGCTCCGATAAGATAATCCGCAGCTTCCCTTACCGGGAATGGCAAAATTGGCGAATTTTTTGGCCGGGAGTGCCAATTTTGTTTTATTTTAAAGAAGTCAAAAGCATTCACTTCTTGCCTATGTTGTTCGATCCCAAGATGCTACAAATCTGTTTGGAACAACGCTGTCCGAAGATTTAGTGCAAGGTCAGCCGTCTGAGTGTCTATGAGTTTTTAGTTGGAAAGGCCAGCAAGGCCCTACCTTTGTTGAGTAACTATTAGTCGTTAGTTGTTAGATGAATTCAGAAGAAGCCCAAACCCAAAAACAAGAGCAACAGCCAGAGCAAGAACCAGCTATGGAGGCATTGGATAATTTACAAGCGCAAGGTGCCACAGTTGATTTTGTTGCAGAGCTACCTGAAGATGATTTAGTAGTAGGCGATCGTGAGCCTCTAACTACTGAACAAAATAATGAGTTTATCGAAGGGGATTTACCGCCGCTGGGCACTGAAGATATGCCTGCAAACGATAATTGGGTAATCGGCGGGGGGGCGTCTGCAAATACTCAAGAGCTTGCCAGCAACAATGCGATGAGAGGAGGGGATTCAGCGCCTATAGACGAGAAAGTGCAAACAAAGATCGATCGCATTTCTGAGTTAGAAGCACGGGTAGCTGAATTAAAGCAAGAGGAACAGTCTCTCAAACAGGAAATTTCCTCTCTACAAGTCACCCGAAAAATCCTCTCCGAGCAAATGACTGAAACGCAAGCAACTTTAGGTCGCCTGCTTCAAGAAGGGTTGAGCGAATTAGAACAACGCAAGCAGA from Argonema galeatum A003/A1 harbors:
- a CDS encoding MlaE family lipid ABC transporter permease subunit; translated protein: MSLRLWGQRLLAAILLGGQVLIHLLNGKIHRRNTLDQMAAVGPESLLIALVTAAFVGMVFTVQVAREFINLGAGTAVGGVLALALCRELAPVLTAVVLAGRVGSAFAAEIGTMRVTEQIDALLILKTDPIDYLVIPRVIACCLMLPILTIMCLVTGMMGGLLIATNLYGISQSVFLDSVRNFLDIWDICSAAIKAFCFGALIAVIGCSWGLTTTGGAKGVGQSTTTAVVTSLLAIFIVNFLLTWVMFQGTGSVIQKGL
- a CDS encoding mechanosensitive ion channel family protein gives rise to the protein MNTVNSILISLLITGLATGLLYVFLFYILRPIFRQFERDIALVTLGVSAYPALIVFAIFSLKITFKNLVSVKIPTGIEHILTSIIIIVISYWSVQLFLQVFIYYLKDYTQKTEVMWDDVLLPILSAVVPVLIFLTGGALVLGTFGVNLSGIWVTLGGATFVLGFALQDILANFFSGIVLLIDTPFQFGDILLLEDGSIGMLRRIGVRVTQLYIFSTHCDVYIPNSVLQGQKLTNLSRPTSLYYIAMDIEIPPESNIDETRKLIEEIVLAHADTLGDIDTKLETIDKYYSYEGCDPNLTQQQKIGKSRLLVEQAVNLQLEEIEQALEALVVTMQFAEKGGITEEEIENVKQEYHAILELMGFQVMNETNNNRNGFDLQENNEEGLVELIREWYRIWLKDPNLLDRDQYFISEEWERKINVLKRRAQRLYQKISNPQGEETRLDDYVMELIKWLKEKLKLSREKWQEPQIRMIGINHNEVSYFIGLELAFFVDDIKLEDGKRGDRVRSQLYQEIFRHLKSTYLTWNGIQENETKGDTGNGADVATNPNLVQTALDPATAKQGFAFYLSVGKNKPAIKAGRPFEG
- a CDS encoding slr1659 superfamily regulator, producing MANPEVKGDDYQVQYEPASSTVYFKGDITLGSPKEYVPIVKLLDQAANSDPDTLTLNVKELAFLNSSGISMLSKFVLGMKKKKGTQLVVLGGKKVPWQGKSLKNLERLLPGLKLVVE
- a CDS encoding DUF3119 family protein produces the protein MTTAAPIAQQTVELSPSYTLPIVLVVGAIPLLLVQVWLSSIVALFGLFLLFQTATIRLKFTETALEVYRSDKIIRSFPYREWQNWRIFWPGVPILFYFKEVKSIHFLPMLFDPKMLQICLEQRCPKI